One part of the Salvelinus fontinalis isolate EN_2023a chromosome 4, ASM2944872v1, whole genome shotgun sequence genome encodes these proteins:
- the LOC129853684 gene encoding thrombospondin-4-B-like, with translation MGVWIRKVVLSLLMLQLATTVTAQGIVYDLLVSPDCLPDLTQGGLKTKGLDEAFLLSSFRLHSKSPSHLYSIINPRDNSKYLEFTLQAKLNKVTIRYQKTDGRAGTTSFSHPSLADGKEHHVMIHASGLQRGPGRMAVYVDCRLAHTVDELPAAFGALTPGHNKVALRTLQPTGQDELTDLKLVIEDTLDNVATLQDCSIQQSESLGTIQLLGLQTGGQDPSQMLELHKMMSEMKDLLLKQIKETTFLRNTISECLACGLSGNMASGPGTGARSGPSQCSPGMCFNQDMCIPAEGGRFTCAPCPDGYTGDGVHCDDVNECQFNPCFPGVRCVNTAPGFRCERCPLGYTGLEINGVGVSYAQSHKQVCDDIDECQGPPDNGGCTANSHCHNTRGSFRCGECKSGFSGDQVSGCSGKRLCGNGQPNPCDSNAQCVVERDGSVSCQCDIGWAGNGYVCGKDTDIDAYPDEKLRCRDNNCKKDNCAFVPNSGQEDADRDGLGDACDEDADSDGIVNIEDNCWLHPNVNQKNSDKDLHGDACDNCLTTENPDQRDTDKDGLGDDCDDDMDGDGLKNILDNCQRVANLDQRDRDNDGVGDACDSCPDMVNPNQSDVDDDLVGDTCDTNIDSDGDGHQNTKDNCPTVINSSQLDTDKDGQGDECDDDDDNDGILDQADNCRLVVNPDQRDEDNDGVGDACAGDFDQDKVIDRIDNCPENAEVTLTDFRAYQTVVLDPEGDAQIDPNWVVLNQGMEIVQTMNSDPGLAVGYTAFSGVDFEGTFHVNTMTDDDYAGFIFGYQDSSSFYVVMWKQTEQTYWQAVPFRAVAEPGIQLKAVKSKTGPGEYLRNSLWHTGDTNDQVRLLWKDKRNVGWKDKVSYRWYLQHRPQVGYIRARFYEGPNLVADSGVKIDNSMRGGRLGVFCFSQENIIWSNLKYRCNDTIPEDYQEYSAQNTE, from the exons atgggggtgtggatcagaaaagtGGTCCTCTCTCTGCTGATGCTACAACTGGCCACGACTGTCACAGCACAAGGCATTG TGTACGACCTGCTGGTGTCTCCAGACTGCTTGCCTGACCTGACGCAGGGAGGGCTGAAGACTAAAGGTCTGGATGaggccttcctcctctcctccttcaggctccATAGCAAGtccccctctcatctctacaGCATCATCAACCCCAGGGACAACAGCAAGTACCTGGAGTTCACCCTGCAGGCCAAACTCAACAAGG TGACGATCCGTTACCAGAAGACTGATGGTAGGGCTGGCACCACCAGTTTTAGCCACCCCTCTCTGGCGGACGGCAAAGAGCATCATGTGATGATCCATGCCAGCGGTCTGCAGAGAGGACCAGGTCGTATGGCGGTCTACGTAGACTGTAGACTGGCTCACACTGTGGACGAGCTGCCTGCTGCCTTCGGGGCGCTGACACCTGGACACAACAAGGTGGCGCTCAGGACCCTGCAGCCCACCGGACAG GATGAGTTGACGGACCTGAAACTGGTGATAGAGGACACGTTAGATAACGTCGCTACGCTCCAGGACTGCAGCATACAGCAGAGCGAGTCTCTGGGTACTATTCAGCTACTGG GCCTCCAGACAGGCGGACAGGATCCGTCTCAGATGTTAGAGCTCCACAAGATGATGTCAGAGATGAAGGACCTGCTCCTCAAGCAG ATTAAGGAGACCACATTCCTTAGAAACACCATCTCAGAGTGTCTGGCATGTG gtctgAGTGGCAACATGGCGTCTGGCCCAGGTACAGGTGCACGGTCAGGCCCGTCCCAGTGTAGTCCAGGTATGTGTTTCAATCAGGACATGTGTATCCCGGCCGAGGGAGGACGCTTCACCTGCGCCCCCTGCCCCGACGGATACACTGGAGACGGAGTTCACTGTGATGACGTGAACGAG TGCCAGTTTAACCCCTGCTTCCCCGGTGTGAGGTGTGTGAACACAGCTCCTGGGTTCCGCTGTGAGAGATGCCCTCTGGGATACACTGGTCTTGAGATCAACGGAGTGGGAGTGTCCTACGCACAGTCACACAAACAG GTGTGCGATGACATAGATGAATGCCAGGGCCCTCCTGACAACGGAGGCTGCACCGCCAACTCTCACTGCCACAACACCAGG GGTTCATTCCGCTGTGGGGAGTGTAAGAGTGGCTTCTCTGGGGATCAGGTAAGCGGCTGCAGTGGGAAGAGGCTCTGTGGGAACGGCCAGCCCAACCCCTGTGACAGCAATGCACAGTGTGTAGTGGAGAGAGACGGGAGTGTTAGCTGccag TGTGACATAGGGTGGGCAGGTAACGGCTATGTGTGTGGGAAGGACACAGACATCGATGCTTACCCAGACGAAAAGCTGAGGTGCAGGGACAACAACTGTAAGAAG GACAACTGTGCGTTTGTTCCTAACTCTGGCCAAGAGGACGCAGACAGGGACGGGCTCGGGGACGCCTGTGATGAGGACGCTGATAGTGACGGCATCGTTAACATAGAG GATAACTGTTGGCTGCATCCTAACGTGAACCAGAAGAACAGCGATAAGGATCTCCATGGCGACGCGTGTGACAACTGCTTGACGACGGAGAACCCTGATCAACGAGACACGGACAAGGACGGGCTAGGCGATGACTGTGACGATGACATGGatggagacg GCCTGAAGAACATTCTGGATAACTGCCAGCGTGTGGCCAACCTAgaccagagggacagagacaacgATGGGGTGGGAGACGCCTGTGACAGCTGTCCTGACATGGTCAACCCCAACCAG TCAGATGTTGATGATGATCTTGTAGGAGACACATGtgacaccaacatagacag TGATGGGGACGGTCACCAGAACACTAAGGACAACTGTCCTACAGTCATCAACTCCTCCCAGCTGGACACAGATAAGGACGGACAGGGAGACGAGTGTGACGATGACGATGACAACGACGGTATCCTGGACCAAGCAGACAACTGCAGACTGGTGGTCAACCCTGACcagagagatgaggaca acgaCGGCGTGGGTGATGCGTGTGCAGGGGACTTTGACCAGGACAAGGTGATTGACAGGATAGACAACTGTCCAGAGAACGCTGAGGTCACCCTGACTGACTTCAGAGCCTATCAGACGGTAGTACTGGACCCTGAGGGTGACGCCCAGATTGATCCCAACTGGGTGGTTCTCAACCAG gGTATGGAGATAGTCCAGACTATGAACTCTGACCCTGGCCTCGCTGTAG gCTACACAGCGTTCAGTGGGGTAGACTTTGAGGGGACGTTCCACGTGAACACGATGACTGATGATGACTATGCAGGCTTCATCTTCGGCTACCaggactcctcctccttctaCGTGGTCATGTGGAAACAGACTGAACAGACCTACTGGCAGGCTGTACCCTTCAGAGCTGTGGCTGAGCCTGGCATACAGCTCaag gcGGTGAAGTCTAAGACAGGTCCAGGGGAGTATCTGAGGAACTCCTTGTGGCACACAGGAGACACCAACGACCAGGTACGTCTGCTGTGGAAGGACAAGAGGAACGTGGGCTGGAAGGACAAGGTGTCCTACCGCtggtatctacagcacagaccaCAGGTTGGATACATCAG GGCGCGTTTCTATGAGGGTCCCAACCTGGTAGCAGACTCTGGGGTGAAGATAGACAACAGTATGCGAGGAGGGAGACTGGGCGTCTTCTGTTTCTCCCAGGAAAACATCATCTGGTCCAACCTCAAGTACCGCTGCAATG ACACCATCCCTGAAGATTACCAGGAGTACAGTGCCCAGAACACTGAATAA
- the mtx3 gene encoding metaxin-3 isoform X1, translating to MAATMELRCWGGDWGLPSVHTESLIVLAYAKFSGATITVTPIDWTWKTLTGTVPELVYQGSTITEPAQILNFLRKQQRFNADYELSARQGADTMAYIALLEEKLRPALLHTFWVDAENYANLTRPWFASRSPFPLNFLVPGRHANTALSRILLTKGESPLHTITEVEGKIYSEAKECLNLLSHRLGTAYYFFGNTPCSLDAFVFGFVAPLHKASLPSSPLQSHLRQLDNLQRFCDHILNAHFSSHPGSPQPVQETVDANLQKLTQLVNKESNLIEKMDDNLRSSPQHKPLRADPRPSLGNDKSSTPA from the exons ATGGCGGCCACCATGGAGCTGAGATGCTGGGGAGGTGATTGGGGTTTGCCTTCCGTCCACACAGAATCTCTCATAGTGCTG GCCTATGCCAAGTTCTCTGGAGCCACGATCACAGTAACTCCCATAGACTGGACGTGGAAGACTTTGACAG GCACAGTGCCAGAGTTGGTCTACCAGGGATCCACAATAACCGAACCTGCTCAGATTCTCAACTTCCTGAGAAAACAG CAGAGGTTTAATGCAGACTATGAGTTGTCGGCGAGGCAGGGAGCAGACACCATGGCCTACATCGCTCTACTGGAGGAGAAACTACGACCAGCCCTG TTACACACATTCTGGGTGGACGCTGAGAACTATGCTAACCTGACTCGGCCGTGGTTCGCCTCccgctctccctttcccctcaACTTCCTGGTCCCTGGTCGCCATGCCAACACAGCCCTGTCCCGGATCCTGCTGACCAAGGGAGAGTCTCCTCTACACACCATCACTGAGGTGGAGGGAAAG ATTTACAGTGAAGCTAAGGAGTGTCTGAATCTGCTTTCCCACAGATTGGGGACGGCCTACTACTTCTTTGGGAACAC GCCATGCAGTCTGGATGCGTTTGTGTTTGGCTTTGTAGCTCCCCTCCACAAGGCCAGTCTACCCAGCAGCCCTCTGCAGAGCCACCTCAGACAGCTGGACAACCTCCAGCGCTTCTGTGACCACATACTCAACGCTCACTTCAGCAGTCATCCCG ggtctcCCCAGCCGGTTCAGGAGACGGTGGATGCCAACCTGCAGAAACTCACTCAGCTTGTAAACAAAGAGTCCAACCTCATAGAGAAG ATGGATGACAACCTGAGGAGCAGCCCTCAGCACAAACCCCTCAGAGCAGACCCCAGACCCAGCCTGGGCAACGACAAGAGCTCTACCCctgcctaa
- the mtx3 gene encoding metaxin-3 isoform X2 yields the protein MAATMELRCWGGDWGLPSVHTESLIVLAYAKFSGATITVTPIDWTWKTLTGTVPELVYQGSTITEPAQILNFLRKQRFNADYELSARQGADTMAYIALLEEKLRPALLHTFWVDAENYANLTRPWFASRSPFPLNFLVPGRHANTALSRILLTKGESPLHTITEVEGKIYSEAKECLNLLSHRLGTAYYFFGNTPCSLDAFVFGFVAPLHKASLPSSPLQSHLRQLDNLQRFCDHILNAHFSSHPGSPQPVQETVDANLQKLTQLVNKESNLIEKMDDNLRSSPQHKPLRADPRPSLGNDKSSTPA from the exons ATGGCGGCCACCATGGAGCTGAGATGCTGGGGAGGTGATTGGGGTTTGCCTTCCGTCCACACAGAATCTCTCATAGTGCTG GCCTATGCCAAGTTCTCTGGAGCCACGATCACAGTAACTCCCATAGACTGGACGTGGAAGACTTTGACAG GCACAGTGCCAGAGTTGGTCTACCAGGGATCCACAATAACCGAACCTGCTCAGATTCTCAACTTCCTGAGAAAACAG AGGTTTAATGCAGACTATGAGTTGTCGGCGAGGCAGGGAGCAGACACCATGGCCTACATCGCTCTACTGGAGGAGAAACTACGACCAGCCCTG TTACACACATTCTGGGTGGACGCTGAGAACTATGCTAACCTGACTCGGCCGTGGTTCGCCTCccgctctccctttcccctcaACTTCCTGGTCCCTGGTCGCCATGCCAACACAGCCCTGTCCCGGATCCTGCTGACCAAGGGAGAGTCTCCTCTACACACCATCACTGAGGTGGAGGGAAAG ATTTACAGTGAAGCTAAGGAGTGTCTGAATCTGCTTTCCCACAGATTGGGGACGGCCTACTACTTCTTTGGGAACAC GCCATGCAGTCTGGATGCGTTTGTGTTTGGCTTTGTAGCTCCCCTCCACAAGGCCAGTCTACCCAGCAGCCCTCTGCAGAGCCACCTCAGACAGCTGGACAACCTCCAGCGCTTCTGTGACCACATACTCAACGCTCACTTCAGCAGTCATCCCG ggtctcCCCAGCCGGTTCAGGAGACGGTGGATGCCAACCTGCAGAAACTCACTCAGCTTGTAAACAAAGAGTCCAACCTCATAGAGAAG ATGGATGACAACCTGAGGAGCAGCCCTCAGCACAAACCCCTCAGAGCAGACCCCAGACCCAGCCTGGGCAACGACAAGAGCTCTACCCctgcctaa
- the mtx3 gene encoding metaxin-3 isoform X3 has product MAATMELRCWGGDWGLPSVHTESLIVLAYAKFSGATITVTPIDWTWKTLTGTVPELVYQGSTITEPAQILNFLRKQQRFNADYELSARQGADTMAYIALLEEKLRPALLHTFWVDAENYANLTRPWFASRSPFPLNFLVPGRHANTALSRILLTKGESPLHTITEVEGKIYSEAKECLNLLSHRLGTAYYFFGNTPCSLDAFVFGFVAPLHKASLPSSPLQSHLRQLDNLQRFCDHILNAHFSSHPDG; this is encoded by the exons ATGGCGGCCACCATGGAGCTGAGATGCTGGGGAGGTGATTGGGGTTTGCCTTCCGTCCACACAGAATCTCTCATAGTGCTG GCCTATGCCAAGTTCTCTGGAGCCACGATCACAGTAACTCCCATAGACTGGACGTGGAAGACTTTGACAG GCACAGTGCCAGAGTTGGTCTACCAGGGATCCACAATAACCGAACCTGCTCAGATTCTCAACTTCCTGAGAAAACAG CAGAGGTTTAATGCAGACTATGAGTTGTCGGCGAGGCAGGGAGCAGACACCATGGCCTACATCGCTCTACTGGAGGAGAAACTACGACCAGCCCTG TTACACACATTCTGGGTGGACGCTGAGAACTATGCTAACCTGACTCGGCCGTGGTTCGCCTCccgctctccctttcccctcaACTTCCTGGTCCCTGGTCGCCATGCCAACACAGCCCTGTCCCGGATCCTGCTGACCAAGGGAGAGTCTCCTCTACACACCATCACTGAGGTGGAGGGAAAG ATTTACAGTGAAGCTAAGGAGTGTCTGAATCTGCTTTCCCACAGATTGGGGACGGCCTACTACTTCTTTGGGAACAC GCCATGCAGTCTGGATGCGTTTGTGTTTGGCTTTGTAGCTCCCCTCCACAAGGCCAGTCTACCCAGCAGCCCTCTGCAGAGCCACCTCAGACAGCTGGACAACCTCCAGCGCTTCTGTGACCACATACTCAACGCTCACTTCAGCAGTCATCCCG ATGGATGA